One window of the Janthinobacterium sp. PAMC25594 genome contains the following:
- a CDS encoding VOC family protein: MLDHVSLTVADLERAERFYDAIFAALGVPKVGSDHAHAWIGYGERSDAEHPGRSYFSVRLGPRPDDAPRRHCCFKAPSRAAVDAFWHAGLAHGGIDLGAPGLRHYHASYYAAFLFDPDGNRIEAVCHRADAG; the protein is encoded by the coding sequence ATGCTCGATCACGTTTCCCTCACCGTTGCCGACCTGGAACGCGCCGAGCGCTTCTACGACGCCATCTTCGCCGCACTGGGCGTGCCCAAGGTAGGCAGCGACCATGCCCATGCCTGGATAGGCTACGGCGAACGCAGCGATGCGGAACACCCCGGACGCAGCTACTTTTCCGTGCGCCTGGGCCCCAGGCCCGACGACGCGCCACGCCGCCACTGCTGCTTCAAGGCCCCCTCGCGCGCGGCCGTCGATGCCTTCTGGCATGCGGGTCTGGCGCACGGCGGCATCGACCTGGGTGCGCCCGGCCTGCGCCACTACCACGCCAGCTATTACGCGGCCTTCCTGTTCGATCCGGACGGCAACCGCATCGAAGCCGTCTGCCATCGCGCCGACGCCGGCTAG